Proteins from a genomic interval of Trifolium pratense cultivar HEN17-A07 linkage group LG6, ARS_RC_1.1, whole genome shotgun sequence:
- the LOC123890244 gene encoding thioredoxin F-type, chloroplastic-like, with translation MPTPMALNLCTSPKWIGTTVFESGSSSKLLLGSSSSSSTSSTTSFSSSILSCKSVGLKSLSSRRKNGSVRVRSSLDTTGPTVTVGQVTEVNKDTFWPIVNAAGDKTVVLDMYTQWCGPCKVIAPKYKELSEKYLDVVFLKLDCNQDNKPLAKELGIKVVPTFKILKDNKVVKEVTGAKYDDLVAAIDVVRSS, from the exons ATGCCAACACCAATGGCTCTAAATCTATGCACCTCCCCTAAATGGATTGGCACCACCGTCTTCGAAAGTGGTTCTTCATCGAAGCTATTACTcggttcatcttcttcttcttctactagTTCTACtacttcattttcttcttccattTTGAGTTGTAAGAGTGTTGGTTTGAAGAGCTTAAGCTCGAGGAGGAAGAATGGGAGTGTGAGGGTAAGATCCAGTTTGGATACTACGGGGCCCACTGTGACGGTTGGGCAAGTTACTGAAGTTAACAAGGATACGTTCTGGCCCATCGTTAATGCCGCCGGTGATAAAACCGTCGTCCTCGACATGTACACACAatg GTGTGGTCCTTGCAAAGTGATAGCTCCAAAATACAAAGAATTATCTGAGAAGTATTTGGATGTTGTCTTTCTAAAGCTTGATTGCAACCAAGATAACAAG CCTTTGGCAAAAGAGCTAGGAATTAAGGTGGTTCCCACTTTTAAAATTCTGAAGGACAACAAGGTTGTAAAGGAAGTAACTGGAGCTAAATATGATGATTTGGTCGCTGCCATTGATGTTGTTCGGTCTAGCTAA